The window ttttccccgaagcttctcgttGGATCTTCGTCCCTACAACCatcaaactcgatcccaagcctcaagaaagcttcaaaaagtcccaaataacattctaacaagccaaacaacacataaacaagcagatcagagaaatctccagcttagataagtcatggtcatgcacttacctttgccaagaagattctgaacctcaaacaagcaaaacaatgCTCCTAGGAaactcctacaacgatcccagctacatatctctacaggaacagcctcaaactccaaaaatctcaccaagaacacttagaactttttctcccttttcttttctctcaaaaacggtcAATCTCGtcaaatgagacaaaaactcgagttaagggtttttctctaacccaaaacgcagcgttttactTAAGACACGTCGCACAAAACCGatcttgcatcgaccgatgcaacaccaacatcgatcgatgcacatcccaaaccgggattctggttcgcggatgttacacaacTAATTGATGAAAAACTTACAATCAAACTTAACCTAAATTCAGGGATCAAATTTAAGTTTTCAAACATACCTCGATGTAGTCTAATCGATAGATTTCTGGCGTCtcttagattttgattttcgtttactaaaaacatttttactGATGATTGTGGTCGATGCTCGAAacgcaaagaaaagaaaagtaagaaaTATCCTTCCAAATGTTTCTGAATCGGAAGAAAAAAGACTACTTCCCTATTACTTCGTGGGCCTGGGCCGGGGGTGCTGACCGAAACagtaaaactataatttttttggaaaataaaacaatgCCTTAGTTTATTATTTCATTGGAAATTTTATCtgttataaagttttaaaaatttgttgaacTGCAAACATAAACTAATTAACcaccttaaaacaaatttaatcacATGCTTATTCTAATATCCACATATTCCATCATTTGTActaatttcatatataaataacaaaatatacaaataacaaTCATTTTCTATAAAACTTAGGCTTTAACTTTtattctagaatatatatatatatatatatatatgtaaatggtatatatatatatatatattattaataaatgataatactacaaaatattaacggaTATTTACAGGTTGTGTAACAAAACGGGTAATGGGACGGATAACGGGATGGATAACAGGACAGGTAACGAAACGggtattaaaaattaaattaatatccgatactcgATCTTTATTCATgggtaatataattataatacccttCACTCGACCTTAAAGTTGCGGATATCCTTTTTTCAGGACGGGTACGAACCGAGTAATGTACGGATAACAAGTATTAGTGCCCAGacctacctattagtagtttaatatgacTTAAAACTCatcatatagtactatattatataacatgtgaATAAATGATACAACCTAATtataatcttaacaaatttaaataaatattgaaataaaaaaattcctgCATTACCAGTGcagcccattagccaaattcctacattcgtaagAGTCGGGACTCGAttccgggtgtgatggtgccttctacaaatggacttacctcctgccactgcactaagacCACTTCACGTGCAGGTCATTATCTactctctatatacttatttaaccAATATTGTTAAACATTAATCCTACTATCATgtgacatattacaaaaaatgtgattgaataaatattatttgagaaccaaaaaataaaatcatataaattgttatacaaaaaaattttccaACTAAAAAAGATATCACCAAGATATACTCAGATGTTTTAAATAGTCAATCCCTACAGATTACTATAGTTATTTTCTAGtgtttattaattgttttctttttatttttaaattcaaaaaatcttataaaatcagaaaaaatcttagtttttcaACAAGTACAAGGATTGATGaccataaatattttataattttttcaacaatattttagaataataataaatcttataaaacgattttatttttgaaattattttaaaaaattctatttattgtttcagaaatcttaggaaacaataataaacaatttataatcattataaaaattaattttatttataaaactaagattaaatatttgcatccctaaatcgtttaataataacatatatattttaaaactaagatacaacattgcttatattttttaaatagaaaatattatatctaatttattaaatatttgtttgcaCTGCACATCGACGCagtgacattttattaaaatcaaaaagttaaatcgaGATTTTTAAACATGACCGCTTCAatacaagttttattttatttttagaattttataaaatttatatgattcacGGATTGGAACACACAGGTTGAAATCAGAATATGAAACTatgtaaattaaatgtaaaGATTATAATATGTATAGCACGGGTAACTATCTATACATTTCCATTTGCTAACTATCTAGAATGAAATATTTCATCAATCAAGATATACTCAGATTTTTATACATGCGGGTCCTACAGATTAATGTAGTTGATTTTttaattgcttttgttttatttttcaaccataacttatataatatattaagaattatttaaattttatataatgaagAGGCTTAAATCATGATATAAActgattttttcattttttaaataatgaagaggatttgatatatataatttaatataataagatgaTTAAGAAATCGACTAAATTCTTTATCGTAAGAGAGATAATATATTGTCTTGTCACAccattcaaaaaatatttatactttaCGGGTTAACTTATttgatatttataaatattcaaattttatgattttatactGAGCTCGATGAGTTTTAGTAACAAAGATGTTTTGTTATACTCCATTATACCTCTCATCCATATAATTTTCATGTAccttaattcatttttaatgtGGACTCAATACCGCTATAATTAGTAAATCGAATCACGAGTAAATAAGAGTTTTTGGATTCtatcaattataaaaaattgaagCACTTATACTCAAAACCTAATAATGgtaaattattaagtttattGTACTGAAAATAGTTAAAACTGGAATATAAAACTaggtaaattaaatttataaattataaaatcaaataaaaaattattattattttataactaataaatcaaaatttacgtaaatatttttCACACTACAGTGCGGATTATTATCTTGTATTCATTTATATACATGCAAAGAAgacatgacatatgtcaaaaATATTGGGTTGTCTAAGTTTTCTCGCGTAAAAGGAATTGTATTTTTTTCGTTGGCTTTTGCAAATTCAAGATACAGTTTACGTTACgagtttaaacattttttattattgttaaattGAAGACTTAAACACTATatggtaacttttttttcttttttttttgttgaaattaactatatatagtaACTTACGTCtatcttttgcttctttttttttgtcaaaaaacttttcATTGTCTCGTCCAAATATTCGTCCCACCTGTAAACTACCATAAGTTCTTTTctgcatgttttgttttttaatgcacGTATCCACTTTCCAATAATAGcttatgtaattttgtttttctatcgTAATAAAATAGTagtttctattaaaaataaatcatatatattaaacgTGTTTTATCTTGTAGTAGATAAGAAAATCGCAGAGTAATGACATAAATAATCACTTAATCAGATCTATCTCCCAAGATTTTCACATGTATAGATTACTatattagcttcttctttttttttgtcaagtagcattttatcttcaaaatttgagatatttaattttaatcagattaatgatatttaatttggtGTAACAGTGTAAGgactatttcttcttcttttttctgcatttacttttacttttgtatGTCCGATCACATGAAATCATAAAACTTATAGGGTCTGAATCGAAATTCATCTGTAAATATTTTGTGGTTAAAATTCATTCTAAGTTATGAATGggtaataaacattaaaaagagGATGTAACGGGATAATGATAGTTTTTTCAtatcatgtttttgtttaataaatattattgttcTAACATATAAACACAAACGCAACAACAAATATTTCCCTATGATTTAGCTAAgctttttaaataacaaaatcttttatcttattttattttgattgttgttcATGTGCACCTACCTCCTCCTCTACATataaaaggaataaaagaaaCTACGATTCAAACCCtcgagaagaaaaataagaaaaggcCCAGAAAGCCCAAAAAATATGGGCCCAATTTTGCGTTGTAACGCATTGACAACTACTCTTGGACAAGTACACGTGAATGCCATTTCCTGCTATACGTATAAAACCCAAATTATAATACTCAACGATTGTTCTTAGCTTAttactttcctttttttgatAATTGCTTATTACTTTCCTAcactttaaaacatattttcatgTACATAAATAACATAAAGTTATGTATATCACTTTCATTTTTTCgtattaattaatttggatCTGTCGACAGAGAGATACACGAATGAGgcaaacgagaatgcatgattaatatttgatatttactttttaaataataatattaatatttgatatttacagtttttaataatattcaCCAGACGTAGTGTACAACGATCTCACAAGTCCGGATCCAACCAAATAACATAgcttttttattataattatcaacccaaaaaataaattagagagagaaaaaggagctagatttagagagagaaataatggatgtaatgatgatggtgaagctGGCATTTTCTGCAAGTTTAATgagtattttcttcttcttttttttttaaaaatagagaaaatataataattgcCTGAAAATTTTCCTTATTATTCGTGTTATGATGGATTCTTGTAGTTGAGGTAAAACATTTGGTCGAACAAAAGCACAGCATTTTGGACCATCATGAATTCATCATGATCCTTAGTTATTCCTATATatagggtgtgaatggttgcagcggtcaGGGTGGACAAATCTGTCTACGGACTggaccgctttttatttaccattcatcaaATGCAGTCCACAGTGATGCGATCTAAATAAAGCAGAAATAAGACCACTGCGGACTAACTGCGGACCACTTTTACATACAAATAGACTTGGTCCGCAGTGGTCTGCTGTCCGCCCTATTTTTGGGGCGGACTAAACCGCTGACGGATTTGGCTGCCCTGACCGCAGTCACCATTCATACCCATAGTGTTTTCTTATTGACATCATTTATGTACGTATGTAGCATAAAAGAGTCTAAAAAATTACCATTAAGAGTTGGAAAATGAGgtcaccaaatttttaaaacctaaTTTAATTTATGCTTTATACCAAAACATACTtatctttcttatatatatatatatatatatatatatgacgtgCTTGCATTTTTGAATATTCGATGGACCCATTCCATTCCTCAAGTTGTTGATTAGTTATTGAGTTTCTTATTAAGGATGATGAAATTATCATGGGATATAACTGATCAAGAAAGTACTTAAACGGTAAATGGTtgctcaaaattgaaaaaataagttgaataatatttaacttattcatcttcaaaataatggttgaacaagttgaacatttttgttgtaggattagtttattttttcaatttttaagttGAACGGGCTGAATAAGTTTTTCTAACCTCTTTGACATTTTGAATGCAAATAGTGAAAATTATTCATTCAACTTATTCAATCTCTTCAACTGTGCAACTGTGCAACCGTGCAACCATTTGCACTATTAAACTTGATTGTCTTGagttaactcaaaaaaaattgtacagaAATAATCATATGTGATAACTTAGAAACTCAATTAAGATAATCTGAGAGGTAACTAGAAAGATATTTTGGAGTAATTCATCAAGAAGTAATAAGTTAGTAAATTCATCAAGATGTAATAATTTCGAATGACTTGTTGGTGTATACATCATTAAAGCTGATTATGACATATGAATTTGACTCAAAATCTCttaattattggaaaaaaacacAACGTCTGTCTTACTAACTTGcttcaaaacaattttttttttatgtgtttgaataaatacatcaaaatgttttttttaatattattttgttcattGTAGATGGAAAGTTATACTACTACATATGTTTTGCTCATATGGTTTGCATATACGATTCGATCATATGATCATGCTGATATTTGgagaattaaaatttaatttgctaaaacaaaatttgatttttattctttaaatatGCAACTTTATAAGCATATAAactgtttattttcttattttacttGGTCATACATTCTCTCTTTCtggaattttataattttgactttttgtaattttaaacattattttataatatttcattcTAGAACATTGAATGTCTCATATATTCACTAAATAATTACTTCAAATTTAATAGATCCTGAAAATAAAGTGTCTAATaaaatccaaccaaaaaaaaaattacagtttaaatatatacaaaattattgtcAAATGTCAAAACACACatagaagattttttaaaaaaaaagaaagatatgtgAACCCAAAATGcttaacaaaatcatttttcattttcataaaccaaaaaaaaaaaaaatcctaaaactcttttttttttttggcaaaacgTTGTGGGATGTCAATTTATGCCGACTCAATTGtggttaggtttttttttttttttttttttttttttttttttttttttttttttttttttttttttttttttttttttttttttttttttNNNNNNNNNNNNNNNNNNNNNNNNNNNNNNNNNNNNNNNNNNNNNNNNNNNNNNNNNNNNNNNNNNNNNNNNNNNNNNNNNNNNNNNNNNNNNNNNNNNNNNNNNNNNNNNNNNNNNNNNNNNNNNNNNNNNNNNNNNNNNNNNNNNNNNNNNNNNNNNNNNNNNNNNNNNNNNNNNNNNNNNNNNNNNNNNNNNNNNNNNNNNNNNNNNNNNNNNNNNNNNNNNNNNNNNNNNNNNNNNNNNNNNNNNNNNNNNNNNNNNNNNNNNNNNNNNNNNNNNNNNNNNNNNNNNNNNNNNNNNNNNNNNNNNNNNNNNNNNNNNNNNNNNNNNNNNNNNNNNNNNNNNNNNNNNNNNNNNNNNNNNNNNNNNNNNNNNNNNNNNNNNNNNNNNNNNNNNNNNNNNNNNNNNNNNNNNNNNNNNNNNNNNNNNNNNNNNNNNNNNNNNNNNNNNNNNNNNNNNNNNNNNNNNNNNNNNNNNNNNNNNNNNNNNNNNNNNNNNNNNNNNNNNNNNNNNNNNNNNNNNNNNNNNNNNNNNNNNNNNNNNNNNNNNNTAAATTTTGGTAATAATTCTTCCGAGAGTGAAAGGAGTCTCCTTTTTGTCTCTTTCTGTCTTCGTTTTCAGAATTCTAATCAGACTAATACACACAATTCTCCCCCTTTGAGTTTTCCGATtggcttctctcttctctctcaaaaatctctctctcattgCTTTTTCTTGGAGACAAGACAACGGATCCAAATCGAAGACACTCTCAAACTAAATCCATGGAGATTCCAAttgctctttcttcttctttaaagtaaaattcaggtaacaaaaaaaaaaaaattacttttttctttctgggtttcttcttcccttccagTACCAGTCATTGTCTTAGTcaaatctcttctcttttacgGTTTCTCAGATTCGCCCACCAAGTGTATGTTAAAATTCCtcaaagatagagagagagagaaaacaaaaaaaaaagatgaaggaTTTTCCTTCTTGCTTTGGTGAAAATGGTGTTCAAGTTGCGGATTCATCGTCTTCAAACTCCGGTAAAAATGCTCAGAATCTTGTTACTTGTATCTACCAGTGTCGTATCCGTGGAAGAAACTGTTTGATCACTGTGACATGGACCAAGAATCTGATGGGTCAAAGTGTGACCGTTGGTGTTGATGATCCTTGTAACCAGAGTCTTTGTAAAGTCGAGATTAAGCAGTCTCTGTTCACTAAACGTAAAGGTTCCAAGAGTTTAGAGGCGTATTCGTGTAACATCGATGTCTTTTGGGATCTCTCGTCTGCGAAATTCGGATCAGGTCCTGAAGCTTTGGGAGGGTTctatgtttgtgttgttgttgacaaGGAAATGGTTTTGCTTCTTGGTGATATGAAGAAGGAAGCTTTGAAGAAGACGAATGCTTCGCCTTCATCTTTAGGTGCTGTGTTCATTGCTAAGAAAGAGCATGTTTTCGGCAAGAGAGTGTTTGCGACGAAAGCTCAGCTTTGTGCGGATGGGAAGATTCATGATCTTGTGATTGAGTGTGACACGAGTGTCACTGACCCTTGTCTTGTTGTTCGTGTGGATGGGAAGATATTGTTGCAGGTGAAGCGGCTTAAGTGGAAGTTTCGTGGTAACGATACAATTGTTGTTAATAGAATGGCTGTGGAAGTTCTATGGGATGTTCATAGTTGGCTCTTCGGGTTGCCTTCAGCGGGGAACGCCGTGTTCATGTTCAGGACTACTCAATCTACCGAGAAGAGCTTGTCTTTCTCACTGGACATGACAACAACAAACTCCAAGTctcaaagttttggtttttcgtTGATTCTGTATGCTTGGAAGAACGagtagaacaaacaaaaaaacaaagagagagagtttctgGGTGCTAACAAAAAACCTTAAAAGAGTTCGTTGATTCCTTAtcgacaattttttttctttatagcaTGATTAATGAGTTGATTCATCATtggtttcttctatatatatatatatatatatatctctcctTATACATCTGTTACTAGTTACTTGTTTCCTTCTTCATGTGGATAGTGCGAATACAAATATGCTCTCTGATCTTGTAGCTGGTGAACATTTAGATGTTTAGCAAACTTTTGCGTATCTTCTTTATGATAACAGATTGCTCATATAGAGATCGCCGGATTTGTACACAAATGTTCTCGTGAAGTTTTTAAACATGAATTATTTGATTGATCATAAGATTTGTTTAAAGCATAGCGCTCTTTAAagctttttaaaatatgaatagtAGCAATATGACTGTAAAAAGCATAAAACTTGTCTTTGTCTGAGAGATTCTATTAATAACAACTTTCGAAAAACTTTGAATAGTAAAGTCACGGAAACTTTCTGTAGAGAGTAGACAGCTTTAGATAGTATACAGTACAGTATATGAAAAAAAACGAACCTCACGCTGTTTAACTGAGAATCTCCTCAACTACTTGCCGTTTGATACTTTTGTCTTATTTTCGTCGGAGAAAGTACACATGAGAAGAgacttcaaagttcaaagtGAGATAGAGTCTCTCTTCTTTCTGTTACTGCAAACATTCTTTTATGACATCATCacatgttgtttttttttttctttttcggttTTGTATTAATGATAAAAGCACCCCACGTGGCCTTCATCCAAACACCAAATATTTTTCCCCGGCCCAGTTCACTTTCCCCTTAGCCAAACTATGCGGGCTTAAATATTACACTTATAAGAGAAATTACCGATCTTAGACggattttaaacaatattagtaaaaaaattaaaatattagtaatttgGTGTTACAACGTgaatatatcattttattattttgtaacattatcaatatgtaaatattagatatatctaataagttgattaaattaagaTTCTGTAAAAACATTATCATCATGTAGTATTTAAATCctataattaataatcaaaatatacaattatataattttaaacactaaataaaatttaaaaaatagtaaataaatataacttaaattttaatttgttcgTCATTAAAAAACTGTCCTtaaaaacattctttttttagatataaaatggCTATAGAAACCTAAGCTGCATGAAAACAAAAGCAGGTACGCGAAAATGGAAGCATTTGGAAACGTAAAAgccaatttttagaaaaatactaGGTTTTGGACCCATGCTACGGGTAGATATATTTGACTGATGATATTTATGcaatattatcttatataattttaaattactattaagaaaaatatatcacatacacaatttcaaaatttataaaaattgattgtGTATAAGAATCATAtctaatcaaaaaaatcatgaatcaatCTTGTTTTCTCATATTCAATTGAACGTTACTCTTAAGATTTGTTCtcgtcattttcattgtcaatttTGTATGGTACCATAGTTGTCATTGTTACTTTTACGGTCCACTTTTTTgttataatcttctttttttctcttcctcgtcAGCTTCCTCACTTTTttccactgaataatcattcaaaacaTGCAATTAATCATTTCGAGCAAACTTCAAGACTAAAATCATTGCCTCTTTTCTAGTAAGATTTTGCAATCATGAAGACCAGCAGAGCAACCACATGCACTTAATTAtttattgatactttcaccCCTATAAACATTTGTGATTGTCGTCAATCCTTCTTTTTTAAACCCCAAACATTAAttgaaacaacatcaaatcaaggtttTGCCATGTCGATCCGTCTTCTTCAAActcgaaaataaaaataaacccaaataaaaaatatgatcgAATGGTATACCTCcgattattatttatattaaaacatgtagggttaatcaaatatatttttgttgatattcttttttatttgaaaataaaaagattaacaataagaataaaaatgtaagtttcatatatttcatatattgtttctcaaaattttacatttctctttttctatatatttttttcctttttattaatatctttatatagaaaatatttaaatttaaaattgttaattaaggAGAtgtaaaaaaagttaattagtgacatgtcgaatcccgattgattgttttaaatcctaggtggacaactttaggagctataagctcctagtTTTATTAAAAGTGGGTACATGTTAGaagcatatatatttatatatatatatatatagatgtcaGTTTATgtaacttcaaaaataatataagaatcATATATTAGaagaattttaaacaaaaatatgcaaaTTCTTGAAAAGTCTTTTGGTCCAACGAATAAATTATGGGTGGGGATTTCGGTTTAAgttcgggttcggtttgggtTCGATTCGGTTCCGTTTATTCGGTTTTGGTAAAACTCTAACCAAAGTCAACCgaagttagtttggtttggCTTGTGTTCGGGTCAGTttatgtttggttcggttcggttcggtttggttttagtttggttcagttttaatttggtttaaaaatcaaataatgtaacaaaataaaattgattattgttttataatagttaattaatcaaataaattagaaaagcttgaaaaataaaattaatacctgatattaaatataactaaatctatatttatagtTAGTTAGTTTTATtagaaaagttaaaacaaaataaaatagaaatcaaatgcaaGTGGTAATAGGtaagatcacatatttataattttaatgatattagtaattaatttaaaaaaacacattgggttattggtttggttcagtttaaaaccgaaccgaaccattTGGATTGAGAAGAAACATAACCAAATGGTTGGACTATaggattgggtttggtttgggtcggtTTAAGTTTGGTTGGGTTCtataacatccgtgaaccaatgggtgtcgatcgacaccaacgagggtgtcagtcgacaccaacaatttctggttcgacGAAATCGTTTTAAATTGTCGATTTGGGTCAATTTGGTTTaaagaaaaccattgaaccgtgatatttaagtgggagaacgacctaggtcgtgtctTTGGTTGTTTTACGCCGCTTAAcagagcaaagagagagagaacagaaggagaaaagaaatgtttgagtgttcttgagtttttgagaggattgatgagttttcttggctgttcttgagagatctgaggctaggaaggtgttagaagcttgctaggagtgttggattcgttgctgttggtcagaatcttcctgcaaagaggtgagtgcatgaccatggctgatctaagttTGAGATTTCCTTTTTGTCatgcttgtttggtgttgtttgtgtgttttccttgatgggtatggTTGCTATAGGTTCCTACGAACACATATAGTTTTGGGAATGAGTTTTGGACGGATTGGACATGatgggaagcgagattcgactctcggcttcgagcggatcgcaaCTGCagaggcagtgtcgatcgacactagtgagcagtgtcgatcgacactagtgagcagcatcgatcaacactgtggggtagtgtcgctcgacaccaagTGCcagtgtcgctcgacaccaagtgccagtgtcggtcgacacctcccttctaGCGAGACAATACTtgcttcctggtttgtatgttttatttgttgattgttttggacattggtatctcagttgcttgtgtgtatagtccagtagatgagagaattgcctcactaagtgtttatcaaatactcatgcatctcaatttgtgtttgtggtgcaggtaaagacaaagtgttatcgtggaatcaaggcaatgaagaggaaaatgttctagggactcgatgggttgttgtctggctttgctaggttgctagagttgaatcattagaatgtggtttaggttgatggttctttgattcatggTTTTTTTGGATGAttggtttaattattatgaattaatgttggttattggatttattgGTCTAATGATATTGAAtattttccgctgtttggtttaattgtggttaggtggctagtggatatgagaccacaatcttagtttattattattaaaaaacggATTAGATCGTTTCatgttcggttcggtttaaatgcCCACCCCCAGAATAAATacatgttgttaaaaaaaaaagaatacataatgactgacaaaaaagaaaaaaaaaataaacaatgatAATATTAATAGATGACACAATGGAAGAAATGGTCTCCACCAAAAGAGGATTTGTCAAATGTAATTACGATTTAGTAAATCAAccatttgatgatttgattccTTTTGTATCTTATTACTATGTTTCCTCATGCCTTGTAAACATCCTCCATGAGGATCacattgtttcttcttaataaaaaagcaaattgttaaaagaaagaaaaaaaaaaagacacaatgGAAGAAATAAACGTAGTTGGGCCTCTATTGGGCTAAAAAAAGGAAGTTATAAGACactaaaaaaaacccaaaaacgcACGAGGAAGAAAGTAGTCGTCTTCTTCGTTTTGGATGTGGCCGGGAACGAGGAAGAAGTAACAATCCGACCTCGATTCCGTTTGACGAACACTATCACGCTTCCAATTCAGAATCCCACAACGTTTCCAACCGCAAAATCTAAGAATCGCGCTTCCTTTCCAACGTAGATAGAAACACACCTCCATTAATTAAGGCTAAGCAACCAGGGTGGTCTAACTGGAAAAccttttttctatatttatctATTGTAGAAATCTCGTCATCGTGTTTTAGTTGTTAAGTGATCGAGAGATGGTTATTGCGGTGGCGGCTACGAGCTCCATTGTTTCCGGCATCAAACTTTCAGAGATCTTTAATTCCGTAGATGATGCCTCCAGTAGTTGCGGAAGAACCAACCTGACCGGAGTTAGAATTTATTCGGCATTGAGTCGCCGACGATTCTCATCGATCGGAGCTGTGTCCCCAATTCGTGGGCATTTCTTCAATTCG is drawn from Camelina sativa cultivar DH55 chromosome 8, Cs, whole genome shotgun sequence and contains these coding sequences:
- the LOC104707100 gene encoding uncharacterized protein LOC104707100, translated to MKDFPSCFGENGVQVADSSSSNSGKNAQNLVTCIYQCRIRGRNCLITVTWTKNLMGQSVTVGVDDPCNQSLCKVEIKQSLFTKRKGSKSLEAYSCNIDVFWDLSSAKFGSGPEALGGFYVCVVVDKEMVLLLGDMKKEALKKTNASPSSLGAVFIAKKEHVFGKRVFATKAQLCADGKIHDLVIECDTSVTDPCLVVRVDGKILLQVKRLKWKFRGNDTIVVNRMAVEVLWDVHSWLFGLPSAGNAVFMFRTTQSTEKSLSFSLDMTTTNSKSQSFGFSLILYAWKNE